In a single window of the Nicotiana tomentosiformis chromosome 8, ASM39032v3, whole genome shotgun sequence genome:
- the LOC138897593 gene encoding uncharacterized protein encodes MTLPKIQKDIVSACTQETVKVIINDLDGDYFGILVDESKNILHHEQMALALWYVNKKGQVNEPFIGLVRVGDTSAKSLKEAILSLLMKHSLSPSKIRGQGYDGASNMQEKMNGLKALILQETPSAYCIHCFAHQLQLTLVAVAKKYKEVETFFAIVSNVLNVIGVSFKCRDKLRDHQAELLEQLLESGEVQSGKGLNQERELQRPGDTRWGSYCKTLDNFVVLFASIVHVLGVIEYEGSEANDRLQAEAFLSKINSFEFVFMFHLMLKVLLMSNELSKALQKKEQDIVNAMIFLNLTKDRLQQMRNEGWKSLMDEVSLFCAKHDILVPNMEEFYIPGKSKRRPSSVTYSHHLRIELFYTVIDLQLQELNSRFDVVSGNLLLGMASLNPANSFANFDKERIMTLAKYYPDEFGELKLRDLSHQLDTFILHMKHGDPRFSDLKGIGDLAKALVEANLVEAYSLVYLLVKLTLILPVATATVERAFSSMKYIKDKLRSSIGDAFFK; translated from the coding sequence ATGACTTTGCCAAAAATTCAAAAGGACATTGTGAGTGCTTGTACACAAGAAACCGTGAAAGTTATAATCAATGATTTAGATGGGGATTATTTCGGGATATTAGTTGATGAGTCTAAGAATATTTTACACCATGAACAAATGGCCCTCGCTTTGTGGTATGTTAACAAAAAAGGCCAAGTGAACGAGCCATTTATTGGTCTTGTTCGTGTTGGTGATACCTCTGCAAAATCGTTGAAGGAAGCAATACTTTCTTTGCTTATGAAACACTCATTAAGTCCATCCAAAATACGCGGACAAGGGTATGATGGAGCTAGTAATATGCAAGAAAAAATGAATGGTCTTAAAGCTTTAATTTTGCAAGAAACTCCTTCGGCATATTGCATTCATTGTTTTGCTCATCAATTACAGTTGACGCTTGTAGCGGTTGCTAAAAAATATAAGGAGGTGGAAACTTTCTTTGCTATAGTTTCTAATGTCTTGAATGTAATTGGAGTATCCTTTAAATGTAGAGATAAACTTCGGGACCATCAAGCAGAATTATTGGAGCAGTTGCTAGAGAGTGGTGAAGTTCAAAGTGGGAAAGGATTAAATCAAGAACGAGAGCTTCAAAGGCCAGGTGACACTCGTTGGGGATCATATTGTAAAACATTAGATAACTTTGTTGTTTTGTTTGCATCTATTGTTCATGTGCTTGGGGTGATTGAATATGAAGGTTCTGAGGCTAATGATAGATTGCAAGCAGAAGCCTTTTTGAGTAAAATCAATTCATTTGAATTTGTGTTCATGTTTCACTTGATGTTGAAGGTATTGTTGATGTCGAACGAGCTGAGTAAAGCTTTACAGAAGAAAGAGCAAGATATTGTCAATGCCATGATATTTCTTAACCTTACAAAGGATAGGttgcaacaaatgagaaatgaaGGATGGAAATCATTAATGGATGAAGTCTCTTTGTTTTGTGCTAAACATGACATTTTGGTGCccaatatggaagaattctaTATTCCTGGAAAGTCAAAGCGTAGGCCTTCTAGTGTTACTTATTCACATCACTTACGTATTGAGCTTTTTTACACAGTGATTGATTTGCAACTTCAGGAGCTTAacagtcgttttgatgttgttagtgGTAACTTGCTTCTTGGTATGGCTAGCTTGAATCCAGCTAATTCGTTTGCTAATTTTGATAAGGAAAGAATAATGACATTGGCCAAGTATTATCCAGATGAGTTTGGTGAATTGAAGCTTCGAGATCTTAGTCACCAACTTGACACTTTCATATTGCACATGAAACATGGTGACCCTAGATTCTCGGATTTGAAAGGAATTGGTGATTTGGCAAAAGCGTTGGTTGAAGCAAATCTTGTGGAGGCATATTCACTTGTTTATTTACTTGTAAAGTTGACTCTAATTTTACCTGTCGCGACTGCAACGGTAGAAAGAGCATTCTCATCCATGAAGTACATCAAAGATAAATTGCGTAGTAGTATTGGTGATGCATTTTTTAAATGA
- the LOC138897594 gene encoding uncharacterized protein yields MAIMEEILSFYKNLMGTSVQTPPTINRLIMRKGPKLNHPQQLAMCEAVTTTEIYEGLCSIGDDKAPRVDGYNAVFFKKTWHIIKEEVTKAVLVFFTTGKLYRAINCTSFTLIPKTENPFTMKVSRFKTHYRS; encoded by the coding sequence ATGGCTATAATGGAGGAAATTTTATCATTCTACAAAAATCTGATGGGAACCTCAGTTCAGACCCCGCCTACTATAAACAGATTGATAATGAGGAAAGGACCAAAGTTGAACCACCCACAACAATTGGCAATGTGTGAGGCAGTCACTACTACTGAGATTTATGAAGGCCTATGCTCTATTGGTGATGACAAGGCCCCTAGAGTTGATGGATACAATGCAGTCTTTTTCAAAAAGACCTGGCATATAATCAAGGAAGAGGTGACTAAAGCTGTGTTAGTTTTCTTTACAACTGGGAAACTATACAGAGCAATCAACTGTACATCATTTACATTGATCCCTAAGACCGAAAATCCTTTCACAATGAAGGTGTCACGattcaaaacccactataggtcgtga